A part of Desulfofundulus salinus genomic DNA contains:
- a CDS encoding sugar kinase — MPEVVTLGETMVLMNPDSSGPLKYVTRFTKQIGGAESNFAIGVVRLGHGAGWISRVGNDEFGKYIVAFIRGEGVDTSQVKFDPDAPTGLYFKERREYGESKVYYYRRGSAASRLSPEDLDPDYIGSAKFLHVTGITPALSESCYRTVKEAIKIAKSRGVKVSLDPNIRLKLWSKERAREVIMELATQADIILPGLSEGAILVGEREPEKIAAKFLDQGIETVVVKLGKEGAYFASGSESKFVPGYPIERVVDPIGAGDGFAAGFIAGLLKGYSIEESVKLANAVGALATTVTGDVEGLPTMEEVAVFQGKKEGVDR, encoded by the coding sequence TACACTGGGAGAAACCATGGTTCTGATGAACCCGGATAGTTCCGGACCTTTAAAATATGTTACTCGCTTTACCAAACAGATTGGTGGCGCCGAATCCAACTTTGCCATTGGTGTTGTCCGGCTCGGACATGGTGCCGGCTGGATCAGCCGAGTGGGTAATGATGAATTTGGCAAGTATATAGTAGCTTTCATTCGGGGAGAAGGGGTTGATACGTCTCAGGTTAAGTTTGATCCCGATGCCCCTACCGGATTGTACTTCAAGGAACGGCGGGAGTACGGCGAAAGTAAAGTGTACTATTATCGCCGGGGCTCTGCTGCGAGCCGGCTTTCCCCGGAAGATCTTGATCCTGACTATATTGGGTCAGCTAAGTTTTTGCATGTTACCGGAATCACGCCGGCACTGAGTGAATCATGCTACCGTACTGTCAAAGAGGCAATCAAAATTGCCAAAAGCCGGGGGGTAAAAGTCTCCCTGGATCCCAACATCCGGCTGAAGCTGTGGAGCAAGGAACGCGCCAGAGAGGTCATTATGGAGTTAGCCACCCAGGCTGATATTATTCTGCCCGGTCTCAGTGAAGGAGCCATTCTGGTCGGGGAAAGGGAACCGGAGAAAATTGCCGCTAAATTTCTGGACCAGGGAATAGAAACGGTTGTGGTTAAGTTGGGAAAAGAAGGTGCTTATTTTGCTTCAGGCTCAGAGAGCAAATTTGTACCTGGTTATCCAATTGAAAGAGTGGTTGACCCCATCGGAGCCGGGGATGGATTTGCCGCCGGCTTTATCGCCGGTTTGCTCAAGGGTTATAGTATTGAAGAATCAGTGAAGCTGGCCAACGCTGTGGGCGCGCTGGCCACTACCGTGACCGGTGATGTGGAAGGGTTGCCCACCATGGAAGAGGTTGCTGTCTTTCAAGGAAAAAAGGAGGGGGTTGATCGTTAA
- a CDS encoding bifunctional 4-hydroxy-2-oxoglutarate aldolase/2-dehydro-3-deoxy-phosphogluconate aldolase, with protein MKGLEKLRASGVVAVVRGAKAESILNIARALKAGGVTAIEITVDAPGAMEMIKQLTSGLGDEVWVGAGTVLDGETARLAILAGAEFIVSPSLHPDVITTCKRYGKIIIPGAMTPTEIVKAYELGGDVIKVFPAGVLGPQYIKDVRGPLGHIPLIPTGGVDLHNAADFIRAGCIAIGVGGSLISRKDVVEGNWESITKKARQFVETVRLARSER; from the coding sequence ATGAAAGGATTGGAGAAACTTAGAGCCAGTGGTGTCGTGGCGGTAGTCCGGGGAGCCAAAGCCGAAAGTATCCTTAACATAGCACGGGCTTTAAAAGCCGGTGGTGTCACTGCCATTGAGATTACCGTGGATGCTCCCGGGGCGATGGAGATGATCAAGCAACTTACCTCCGGGCTGGGAGATGAGGTGTGGGTTGGAGCCGGAACCGTCCTGGATGGAGAAACTGCCAGGCTGGCCATTCTGGCCGGAGCGGAGTTTATTGTCTCCCCCAGCCTCCACCCGGACGTCATTACCACCTGTAAGCGCTACGGAAAAATTATAATCCCCGGGGCGATGACTCCTACCGAAATTGTAAAAGCCTACGAACTGGGAGGAGACGTGATCAAGGTTTTCCCTGCCGGTGTTTTAGGGCCTCAATATATCAAGGATGTACGCGGACCTCTGGGGCACATTCCACTAATACCCACAGGGGGCGTCGACCTGCATAACGCCGCCGATTTCATCCGGGCCGGCTGTATAGCCATCGGGGTGGGCGGTTCCCTGATCTCTCGAAAGGATGTTGTGGAAGGAAACTGGGAGTCGATTACTAAAAAAGCCCGCCAGTTCGTAGAAACGGTCCGGCTAGCGAGGTCGGAACGATAA